The following are encoded together in the Variovorax sp. PBS-H4 genome:
- a CDS encoding alpha-1,4-glucan--maltose-1-phosphate maltosyltransferase, with the protein MPKAAASPAPKIERADGEDGRARAVIDAVLPNVDGGRFAVKRVAGEALRVQAHCFADGHDVLRVMLRWRAEADAEWAELPMKPLGNDVWEAEFAPPAIGRYRYTVTAWVDAFESWRHDMARRVDPEDIRIASQVGAQEIGAAAERAERAKSADAQSLVRWSRELKAAAIENSMDATALKAFALDEALCALAERYPDRRLATHHPVELPLVADRERARFSTWYELFPRSTAPGGDRHGTFKDVEARLPAIAAMGFDVLYFPPIHPIGRIQRKGKNNALAAQADDVGSPWAIGAEEGGHKSILPELGTREDFQRLRAEAQRHGLEIALDIAFQCAPDHPYVKAHPAWFRWRPDGTVQYAENPPKKYQDIYPFNFETEDWQGLWTELKSVFEHWIGEGVKIFRVDNPHTKAFPFWEWAIGELKRAHPDVLFLAEAFTRPKVMHRLAKLGFSQSYTYFTWRNTKQELTEYFTELSQGPGCEYFRPNVWPNTPDILHERLQGGETPVFMARLVLAATLAASYGIYGPAFELREHLPREQGSEEYLNSEKYQLRHWNHDDPQSLAPLISRVNQIRRQNTALHSDRSLRFFDIDNGELLAYAKRSPDGSNVIVTVVNLDPHNVQSGWLELDLDFIDCEPAHPFQMHDLLSNQRYLWQGSRHFIRLDPHSVPAHVFVVRRRVRDERDFDYFL; encoded by the coding sequence ATGCCTAAGGCCGCCGCATCGCCCGCCCCGAAAATCGAACGCGCCGACGGCGAGGACGGCCGCGCGCGCGCTGTCATCGATGCGGTCCTGCCCAATGTCGACGGCGGCCGGTTCGCGGTCAAGCGCGTGGCCGGCGAGGCCTTGCGCGTGCAGGCCCATTGCTTCGCCGATGGCCACGACGTGCTTCGCGTCATGCTGCGCTGGCGCGCCGAGGCCGATGCGGAATGGGCCGAGCTGCCGATGAAGCCTCTGGGCAACGATGTCTGGGAGGCCGAATTCGCGCCGCCTGCCATCGGCCGCTACCGCTACACCGTCACCGCCTGGGTCGACGCCTTCGAGTCGTGGCGGCACGACATGGCACGCCGCGTCGATCCGGAAGACATCCGAATCGCCTCGCAGGTCGGTGCGCAGGAAATCGGTGCCGCGGCTGAGCGTGCGGAGCGTGCGAAGAGTGCCGACGCCCAGTCGCTTGTGCGCTGGAGCCGCGAACTGAAGGCTGCGGCCATCGAGAACAGCATGGACGCGACTGCCCTCAAGGCCTTCGCCCTGGACGAGGCGCTGTGCGCCCTGGCCGAGCGCTACCCCGACCGCCGCCTGGCCACGCACCATCCCGTGGAGCTGCCGCTGGTGGCCGATCGGGAGCGTGCGCGCTTCAGCACCTGGTACGAGCTCTTCCCGCGCTCCACCGCGCCCGGCGGCGACCGGCACGGCACCTTCAAGGACGTGGAGGCGCGCCTGCCGGCGATCGCCGCCATGGGCTTCGACGTGCTCTACTTTCCGCCGATCCATCCGATCGGACGGATCCAGCGCAAGGGAAAGAACAACGCGCTCGCGGCACAGGCCGATGATGTCGGCAGCCCCTGGGCCATCGGAGCGGAGGAAGGCGGCCACAAGTCGATCCTGCCCGAGCTCGGCACCCGCGAGGACTTCCAGCGCCTGCGTGCCGAGGCGCAGCGCCACGGACTGGAGATCGCGCTCGACATCGCCTTCCAGTGCGCGCCCGATCATCCCTACGTCAAGGCCCATCCCGCCTGGTTCCGCTGGCGGCCCGACGGTACCGTGCAGTACGCCGAGAACCCGCCCAAGAAGTACCAGGACATCTATCCCTTCAACTTCGAGACCGAAGATTGGCAGGGTTTGTGGACCGAGCTCAAGAGCGTGTTCGAGCACTGGATCGGCGAGGGCGTGAAGATCTTCCGCGTCGACAACCCGCACACCAAGGCCTTCCCCTTCTGGGAATGGGCGATCGGCGAGCTCAAGCGCGCGCATCCCGACGTGCTGTTCCTCGCCGAGGCCTTCACCCGGCCCAAGGTCATGCACCGGCTCGCCAAGCTCGGCTTCTCCCAGTCCTACACCTACTTCACCTGGCGCAACACCAAGCAGGAGCTCACCGAGTATTTCACCGAGCTTTCGCAGGGCCCGGGCTGCGAGTACTTCCGGCCCAACGTGTGGCCCAACACGCCCGACATCCTCCACGAGCGGCTGCAGGGCGGCGAAACGCCGGTCTTCATGGCCCGCCTGGTGCTCGCCGCCACGCTGGCGGCGAGCTACGGCATCTATGGCCCGGCCTTCGAGCTGCGCGAGCACCTGCCGCGCGAGCAGGGCAGCGAGGAATACCTGAACTCCGAGAAGTACCAGCTGCGCCATTGGAACCACGACGACCCGCAAAGCCTCGCGCCCCTCATCTCGCGGGTCAACCAGATCCGGCGCCAGAACACGGCCCTGCATTCGGACCGCAGCCTGCGCTTCTTCGACATCGACAACGGCGAGCTGCTCGCCTACGCCAAGCGCTCCCCCGACGGCAGCAACGTGATCGTGACCGTGGTCAACCTCGACCCGCACAACGTGCAGTCCGGC
- the glgB gene encoding 1,4-alpha-glucan branching protein GlgB encodes MPTTSSAAFSAQDRYFFSEGTHSRLYDQLGCHLRGEGGARFAVWAPNAASVSVVGDWNGWNGDANPLQAHEDSGIWTGSVCEVAPGQAYKYRIRSRHNGYQVDKADPFAFFCETPPATASRAWSLNYEWGDSDWMATRAARNALDAPMSTYEVHLGSWRRKDGQFLNYRELAPLLADYACEMGFTHVELMPVTEHPFYGSWGYQTTAYFAPTSRYGTPQDFMYFVDHLHQRGIGVLLDWVPSHFPTDEHGLGYFDGTHLYEHEDPRQGFHPDWKSSIFNYGRHEVRSFLISSGLFWLDKYHIDGLRVDAVASMLYLDYGRAHGEWIPNRHGGRENLEAIEFLQTLNRAVYRQHPDTVTVAEESTAWPRVSRPTDMDGLGFGMKWNMGWMHDSLAYMHEDPINRRYHHHKLTFSLVYAFSENFVLPLSHDEVVYGKGSLLNKMPGDSWQQFANLRALFGYMWGHPGKKLLFMGGEFGQRREWTHDGELEWWVSTLDGHAGLQRFVAQLNGVYRTTPALHELDFSGAGFEWVTADDAEHSVFAFLRKPREGAPVLVVSNMTPVPRTNYLLGVPRGGFWRERLNSDASEFGGAGWGNFGGVEASPVRSHGRMHSLCLTLPPLSTLILEHDPHA; translated from the coding sequence GTGCCCACCACCTCTTCCGCCGCCTTCAGTGCCCAGGACCGCTATTTCTTCAGCGAAGGCACCCATTCCCGTCTCTACGATCAACTGGGCTGCCACCTGCGCGGCGAGGGTGGCGCCCGCTTCGCGGTGTGGGCACCGAATGCAGCCTCGGTGTCGGTGGTGGGCGACTGGAATGGCTGGAACGGCGATGCCAACCCGCTTCAAGCCCATGAGGACAGCGGCATCTGGACCGGCTCCGTCTGCGAGGTCGCGCCCGGGCAGGCCTACAAGTACCGCATCCGCTCGCGCCACAACGGCTACCAGGTCGACAAGGCCGACCCCTTCGCCTTTTTCTGCGAGACACCGCCGGCCACTGCCTCGCGCGCCTGGTCGCTCAATTACGAATGGGGCGACAGCGACTGGATGGCCACGCGCGCCGCGCGCAACGCGCTGGATGCGCCCATGTCCACCTACGAGGTTCATCTCGGGTCCTGGCGCCGCAAGGACGGCCAGTTCCTCAACTACCGCGAGCTCGCGCCGCTGCTGGCCGACTATGCGTGCGAGATGGGCTTCACGCACGTGGAGTTGATGCCGGTCACCGAGCATCCCTTCTACGGCTCCTGGGGCTACCAGACCACCGCCTACTTCGCGCCCACCTCGCGCTACGGCACGCCGCAGGACTTCATGTATTTCGTCGACCACCTGCACCAGCGCGGCATCGGCGTGCTGCTGGATTGGGTGCCCTCTCACTTTCCCACCGACGAGCACGGCCTCGGCTACTTCGACGGCACCCATCTCTACGAGCACGAGGACCCGAGGCAGGGCTTCCATCCCGACTGGAAGTCGAGCATCTTCAACTACGGGCGCCACGAGGTGCGCAGCTTCCTGATCTCCTCGGGCCTGTTCTGGCTGGACAAATACCACATCGACGGATTGCGCGTCGATGCGGTTGCCTCCATGCTGTACCTCGACTACGGGCGCGCGCACGGCGAATGGATTCCCAACCGCCACGGCGGACGCGAGAACCTGGAGGCCATCGAGTTCCTGCAGACCCTCAACCGCGCCGTCTACCGCCAGCACCCGGACACGGTCACCGTCGCGGAGGAATCCACCGCCTGGCCTCGCGTGTCGCGCCCGACCGACATGGACGGGCTGGGCTTCGGGATGAAGTGGAACATGGGATGGATGCACGACAGCCTGGCTTACATGCACGAGGACCCCATCAACCGCCGGTACCACCACCACAAGTTGACCTTCTCGCTGGTCTACGCCTTCAGCGAGAACTTCGTGCTGCCGCTTTCGCACGACGAGGTGGTGTACGGCAAGGGCTCGCTGCTCAACAAGATGCCGGGCGACAGCTGGCAGCAGTTCGCCAACCTTCGCGCACTGTTCGGCTACATGTGGGGCCATCCGGGCAAGAAGCTGCTCTTCATGGGGGGCGAGTTCGGCCAGCGCCGCGAATGGACCCACGACGGCGAGCTGGAATGGTGGGTCTCCACCCTCGATGGCCATGCGGGGCTGCAGCGCTTCGTCGCCCAGCTCAACGGCGTCTACCGCACCACGCCGGCGCTGCACGAGCTCGACTTCTCGGGCGCGGGTTTCGAATGGGTGACGGCCGACGACGCCGAGCACAGCGTCTTCGCCTTCCTGCGCAAGCCGCGCGAGGGAGCGCCCGTGCTGGTCGTCAGCAACATGACGCCGGTGCCGCGCACCAACTACCTGCTCGGTGTGCCGCGGGGCGGCTTCTGGCGCGAGCGCCTCAACAGCGACGCCAGCGAATTCGGCGGCGCGGGATGGGGCAACTTCGGCGGAGTCGAGGCCTCGCCCGTCCGTTCGCACGGCCGCATGCATTCGCTGTGCCTGACGCTCCCGCCGCTCTCCACCTTGATCCTGGAGCACGACCCTCATGCCTAA
- a CDS encoding FAD-dependent oxidoreductase produces MQPPSKKLNIGIAGAGPGGLATSIALARLGHRVEVFEKHPTLEPLGAGLLMQPQGLRALEELGVRREFDEVSVPVRRLLGTSHRGWRVVDIDYGDSPARAVGRAALARILYNAAQAAGVHFSLACQVDSVMEVEGRARAMTRMGSTDFDLFAIADGAASGLRESAGFAGPSRTYRWGALWGQFWVPAWKEPEVLLQRFRGTSEMMGLLPTAVSGGAVQLSFFWSLRADRYADWRSGDLAAWRSHVLSLWPEAKPVVSQIQRHDDLAFAAYRHTWPRSMGSARLCVVGDAAHAMSPQLGLGTTLAMEDALALALALEEQGVSGVAQAYSSRRLRRSQGLQTLSRLLTPCFQAQGKGIWRDVVFAVGLRVPGVPWLMKRSLAAPARTHPGAVTTCPPALQSASESSGPAPLA; encoded by the coding sequence ATGCAGCCGCCGTCGAAGAAATTGAACATCGGAATTGCCGGCGCCGGTCCCGGCGGGCTGGCGACTTCGATTGCGTTGGCCAGGTTGGGGCACCGTGTCGAAGTTTTCGAGAAACATCCAACGCTCGAACCGCTGGGCGCGGGGCTGCTCATGCAGCCGCAAGGACTTCGAGCTCTCGAGGAACTCGGTGTGCGGCGCGAGTTCGATGAGGTGAGCGTCCCTGTCCGGCGACTGCTCGGAACCAGCCACCGTGGCTGGCGCGTGGTCGACATCGACTACGGGGATTCGCCGGCTCGCGCTGTCGGCCGCGCAGCGCTCGCCCGCATCCTCTACAACGCAGCGCAAGCCGCCGGAGTTCATTTTTCCCTGGCGTGCCAGGTCGACTCCGTGATGGAGGTCGAGGGGCGTGCGAGAGCGATGACGAGAATGGGGTCCACGGACTTCGACCTGTTTGCCATCGCCGACGGGGCAGCTTCTGGATTGAGGGAAAGTGCCGGCTTTGCGGGTCCTTCGAGGACTTACCGATGGGGCGCGCTTTGGGGGCAGTTCTGGGTGCCCGCGTGGAAGGAGCCCGAAGTGCTGCTGCAGAGGTTCCGCGGGACCTCGGAGATGATGGGCCTTCTACCCACAGCGGTTTCGGGCGGCGCTGTCCAGCTTTCCTTCTTCTGGAGTCTTCGCGCAGACCGCTACGCGGACTGGCGCTCCGGTGACCTGGCTGCATGGAGGTCGCATGTTCTGTCGCTATGGCCTGAGGCGAAGCCCGTGGTCAGCCAGATCCAGCGGCACGATGACTTGGCGTTCGCCGCGTATCGCCACACCTGGCCGCGCTCGATGGGCTCCGCTCGTTTGTGCGTCGTCGGCGACGCGGCTCACGCCATGAGCCCTCAGCTCGGACTGGGGACGACGCTGGCCATGGAGGATGCCTTGGCCCTTGCCCTTGCTCTGGAGGAACAAGGGGTGTCGGGAGTGGCGCAAGCGTATTCATCGCGACGGTTGCGACGGTCCCAGGGCCTTCAGACCTTGAGCCGACTGCTGACCCCGTGCTTCCAGGCGCAAGGAAAAGGAATTTGGCGAGACGTGGTATTCGCGGTGGGATTGCGTGTTCCTGGCGTGCCTTGGCTGATGAAGCGCAGCTTGGCTGCACCTGCGCGGACTCATCCTGGCGCAGTGACGACCTGTCCGCCTGCGCTTCAATCCGCTTCTGAGTCCAGCGGGCCGGCGCCTCTCGCGTGA
- a CDS encoding DUF4166 domain-containing protein, whose translation MYEQAMGESFDRLPPAVQRFHKLAGLQELHGWVDIEAPSTPAARLLALCLGTPLRATSGPIRFELRAAAESETWTRHFPSQKMTSRLRLEARRVVEQLGAARLTFELCEAEGRLEMRLMGLRFFGVPCPRWLLPKVVAEETGQNDRLHFRVQASLPVIGTVTSYRGHLIVAEKT comes from the coding sequence ATGTACGAGCAGGCGATGGGCGAGAGTTTTGACCGCCTGCCGCCCGCGGTGCAGCGCTTTCACAAGCTGGCCGGCTTGCAAGAACTCCACGGCTGGGTCGACATCGAAGCACCTTCGACGCCGGCGGCAAGGCTTCTCGCCCTCTGCCTCGGCACTCCTCTTCGGGCAACGAGCGGTCCCATTCGATTCGAACTCCGAGCGGCTGCGGAGTCCGAAACATGGACCCGGCATTTTCCGAGCCAGAAAATGACTTCGCGCCTGCGACTTGAAGCGCGTCGAGTTGTCGAGCAGCTGGGTGCCGCTCGCTTGACCTTCGAGCTGTGCGAGGCAGAAGGCCGGCTCGAAATGCGCCTGATGGGGTTGCGCTTCTTTGGAGTTCCGTGCCCGCGCTGGCTTCTTCCAAAGGTCGTTGCAGAGGAGACCGGCCAAAATGACCGGCTTCACTTTCGAGTTCAGGCGTCGCTGCCGGTCATCGGCACCGTGACAAGCTATCGCGGTCACCTGATCGTCGCCGAGAAGACATAG